A stretch of Triticum aestivum cultivar Chinese Spring chromosome 1D, IWGSC CS RefSeq v2.1, whole genome shotgun sequence DNA encodes these proteins:
- the LOC123182591 gene encoding probable anion transporter 7, translating into MPRMKVPKRYVIVLLTFICTNVCYIERVGFSIAYTVAADAINVNQANKGLILSMFYYGYVLSQIPGGWAAQRLGGRRVLLLSFLLWSLICGLIPLDPNRVVILVLSRLFVGVAQGFIFPAIHTVLAQWVPPQERSRSVSLTTSGMYLGAACGMLFFPSLVKHMGPQSVCLVEAVLGVAWSVIWLKFSSEPPRTDLPKVAMPKVASREKIKAQSTGVVAPRTVKIPWRRIIFSLPVWAIVVNNFTFHYALYVIMNWLPTYFELALKLSLQDMGSSKMLPYFNMFIFSNIGGVVADHLITKRILSVTKTRKLLNTIGFVVSAVALMALPSFGTPSGTVICSSVSLGFLALGRAGFAVNHMDVAPKFAGIVMGVSNTAGTLAGIVGVGLTGNILEAAKASNMDLTNSETWKTVFFVPAYLCIFSSVIFLIFSTGGKIFE; encoded by the coding sequence ATGCCGAGGATGAAGGTCCCAAAGCGTTATGTCATAGTGTTGCTGACATTCATCTGCACAAATGTCTGTTACATTGAGCGTGTGGGTTTCTCGATTGCGTACACCGTTGCGGCTGATGCAATCAATGTGAATCAAGCAAACAAGGGCCTGATACTCTCCATGTTCTATTATGGTTATGTTCTGTCGCAAATTCCTGGTGGATGGGCAGCTCAGAGATTGGGAGGGAGACGTGTTCTGCTGCTGTCATTTCTGTTATGGTCTTTGATATGCGGTCTAATTCCACTGGACCCCAACAGAGTAGTCATTCTGGTCCTTTCTCGCCTTTTTGTTGGTGTAGCACAAGGTTTCATATTTCCTGCCATTCACACTGTCCTGGCACAATGGGTGCCACCGCAGGAGCGCTCTCGCTCAGTGTCGTTAACCACCTCAGGGATGTACCTCGGGGCAGCTTGTGGCATGCTGTTTTTTCCAAGTCTGGTGAAGCACATGGGACCCCAATCTGTATGTTTAGTCGAAGCAGTACTTGGAGTAGCATGGTCTGTAATATGGTTGAAGTTCTCCAGTGAGCCACCTCGCACTGACCTTCCAAAAGTGGCAATGCCAAAAGTAGCATCTCGGGAGAAGATTAAGGCGCAATCAACAGGGGTTGTTGCACCTCGCACTGTAAAGATACCATGGCGAAGAATTATCTTCAGTCTACCTGTTTGGGCAATTGTCGTGAACAACTTCACCTTCCACTATGCCTTGTATGTTATCATGAACTGGCTGCCTACCTATTTCGAACTGGCCCTTAAGCTCAGCCTCCAGGATATGGGATCGTCAAAGATGCTTCCCTATTTCAACATGTTTATATTCTCCAACATTGGTGGAGTGGTTGCTGATCACTTGATTACAAAGAGGATCTTATCAGTTACCAAGACAAGGAAGCTCCTTAACACCATTGGGTTTGTTGTCTCGGCTGTTGCACTTATGGCCCTTCCTTCATTCGGGACGCCCTCAGGGACTGTGATCTGTTCATCTGTATCCCTTGGTTTTCTGGCTCTAGGAAGAGCAGGGTTTGCAGTGAATCAcatggatgttgctccaaagttcgCCGGCATAGTGATGGGGGTTTCAAATACAGCTGGGACATTGGCTGGGATAGTTGGCGTTGGTCTCACGGGAAATATTCTGGAGGCTGCAAAGGCCTCTAACATGGATCTAACGAACTCCGAAACCTGGAAAACAGTCTTTTTTGTTCCAGCATACCTCTGTATTTTTAGTTCAGTCATTTTCTTGATCTTCTCAACTGGTGGGAAGATTTTCGAATAG